The DNA sequence CGGATTTGGGCATGCACATTTGATTCAGGCACCGCGACAGTCGACCTGCTGCGATGTTGGTTCCAGTCGTGGAATCCATGGCGGAATTTGAAAATTTTTATGGCGTCGCCACGCCGCGATCATTCCAGTGTTCCGGACAATCGGCCATAGGCCGCAACAGTAAGCGACGCCAATCCGGGCGATGTCGCGGCGGCATCTTTGGCGTAGCCAGCGGAAACAGCGAGACGATAGCATGATACTCACCCACATCGCGACCGCCGGACGCTGGCCGGCCGGTTCACCGCAACAGTCCTTGGCTGAAATGCGACCGATCCGCATCACGCCGAGGCATTGCATGCGGTTTCGCATCACGGGCGCGTCGAATACCTGACCCTTGGTACCGCCGACATGCGCCGGCACGGCTGCGTGCGACCACCGACTTGGGTACGGATTGTGCAATCGCACTGCCGAGGGACCAACAATTGTGCAATGGCGCAATCCTGCTGCTCGAACCGCATCGCGCCATCGTGGTGCGGATGGCCGAGCAACCCGCGCTGCGCATCCGGCCGCGCGACGCCGCGGCGGCGCTCGAACTCGGCTACCTCGCCGGCAACATGCACTGGCGTGTCAGCTTCGACGCGGGTGACCTGCTGGTCGCACAGGAGGGCGAGGCCGGCGCCTATCTTGCCAGACTGGCGCCGCTGCTCGACACTGCGCGGGTGGCCATGGTCGACGATGCCGAACGATAGCGCCCTGCTGCTCGCGCTCCAGCACGGCGACAGCCTGTTCCCGAGCGGCGGCTCGTCCTTTTCCTGGGGGCTGGAGCCGGCCCATCGCGACGGCCTGGTGCGCGGCGCCGCGGACGTGACGGCCTTCGTCCGGGCCCAGATCTGCGGCCGCTTCCAGCCGTTCGACCGGCCGCTGCTGTGCGCCGCCCACGCCGGCGCCGACGACGCCGGGCTGCTGCGTCGGCTCGACGACACCGCCGAGGCGATGACGCTTGCCGCCGAACTGCGCGAGGGTTCGCGCAAGGCGGGCGCCGCCCTGCTGACCATCCATACGAGACTGGCGACGGCTGGCGCCGGCGACGTCTACGAGGCGGTCCGGGCCGGGCGGATGCACGGCCACCTGCCTGTCGTGCAGGGCGTCGTCTGGCGCGGGGTCGGCCTGGACGCGGACGCCGCGTCCGCGCTCGCCCTGCACGGACTGGTCGCCGGCATCCTCGGCGCGGCGCTGCGCCTTTCGCTGGTCGGCCATGCCGTCGCACAATCCGTCCGCCTTGCGCTGCAGCCCGAGATGCAGCTGGCGCTGGCGCAGACGCCGTGCGGGGTCGAAGACGTCTCGAGCTTCGCGCCGCTTGCAGAGATCGCCGCGATGCGCCATCCCGACCAGACGATGCGCCTGTTCGCGACATGAAGAATTGATGAGCCGAAGGGGAGGCTGAACGTGCTGCTGACACCAACCGAGATGGAGCGGCTGACGATCTTCACCGCGGCCGAGATGGCGAGGCGACGTCGGGCCAAGGGTCTGAAGCTGAACCATCCGGAGGCGATCGCCTTCATCGCCGACGAGATCCTGGAAGGCGCGCGCGAGGGCCGCAGCGTCGCCGACCTGATCGGCTACGGCTCGACCATCCTGAGCACCGACGATGTCATGCCCGGCGTCGCCGACCTGATGCCGATGCTGCAGGTCGAGGCGACCTTCCCGGACGGGACCAAGCTGGTGACCGTGCACGAGCCGATCCGCCCCGGCACCGAGGCGCCGGCCACCGATGCGGTGCGCCCGGGCGAGATCATCGCCGCCCCCGGCGAGCACGAGCTCAACGCCGGCCGTCCGACCGCGCAGGTGACGGTGATGAACACCGGCGACCGCCCCATCCAGGTCGGCAGCCACTATCATTTCTTCGAGGCCAACCGTGCGCTGGAGTTCGACCGCGCCGCGGCCTACGGCATGCACCTGGACATTCCGGCCGGCACCGCCGTGCGCTTCGAGCCGGGCGAGACCAAGACGGTCGGGCTGGTCGGCTTCGGCGGCACCGCCGAACTCAGCGGCCTCAACCGCCTGACCGAGGGCGCCGCCAACAGCGCGCTGCGCAAGGAAGAGGCGCTCGCCCGCGCCCGCGCCCGCGGATTCAAGGGAGCCTGAGCGATGGCAAGGATGAGCAGGGCCGACTATGCGGCCATGTACGGCCCGACCAAAGGCGACGCGGTGCGGCTGGCCGACACCAGCCTGCTGGCCGAGATCGAGCACGACTACAACTTCCTCGGCGACGAGTGCCTGCACGGCGGCGGCAAGACGCTGCGCGACGGGCTCGGCCTGACCGCCGGCTACGACAGCGCCGCCGGCGCGCTGGACATGCTGATCTGCAACGCCGTGGTCATCGACCCGGTGCTGGGCATCGTCAAGGGCGACATCGGCATCAAGGACGGCCGGATCGTGCGCGTCGGCAAGGCGGGCAACCCGGCGACGATGGACAACGTCGATTCCGACCTGGTCTGCGGCGCGGCGACGACCGTGCGCGACGCCGAAGGGCTGATCGCCACGCCGGGCGGCATCGACGTCCACGTCCACTTCGACAGCGCGCAACTGTGCGAGCACGCGATCGCGTCGGGCATCACCACCATGATCGGCGGCTCGCTGGGACCGATCACCGTCGGCATCGACTGCGGCGGTGCCTGGAACGTGGGCAAGATGCTGCAGGCGGCCGAGCAATGGCCGATCAACTTCGGCTTTCTCGGCCGCGGCAACTCGTCGAAGCCGCGCTCGCTGCTCGACCAGATCGCCGGCGGCTGCCTGGGCCTGAAGATCCACGAGGACTGGGGCGCGATGCCGGCGGTGATCGACACCTGCCTCGGCGTCGCCGACGACCTCGACTTCCAGGTCCAGCTGCACACCGACACGCTGAACGAGAGCGGCTATCTGGAGGACACGCTGGCCGCGATCAACGGCCGCACCATCCACATGTACCACACCGAGGGCGCCGGCGGCGGGCACGCCCCCGACATCATCCGCGTCGCCGGCGAGGCCAACTGCCTGCCGTCGTCGACCAACCCGACCAACCCGTACACGGTGAACACCTTCGACGAGCACCTCGACATGACGATGGTGTGCCACCACCTGAACCCGGCGGTGCCGGAGGACGTGGCCTTCGCCGAAAGCCGCATCCGGCCGCAGTCGATGGCGGCCGAGGACATCCTGCACGACCTCGGCGCGATCTCCATGCTCGGCTCCGACAGCCAGGGCATGGGCCGGATCAACGAGGTGATCTGCCGCACCTGGCAGCTGGCCGACAAGATGAAGAAGCAGCGCGGCCGGCTGCCGTCGGAAGCGACGGCGATGGGCGACAACGAGCGCATCAAGCGCTACATCGCCAAATACACCATCAACGCCGCGCGCACCTTCGGCATCGACGCGCACATCGGCTCGCTGGAACGCGGCAAGCTGGCCGATGTCGTGCTGTGGCGTCCCGGCTTCTTCGGCATCAAGCCGGAGCTGATCGTCAAGGGCGGCTTCATCGTGTGGGCGGCGATGGGCGACAGCGCGGCCAGCCTGATGACCTGCGAACCGCTGCTGATGCGGCCGCAATGGGGCGCGTTCGGCGAGGCGAAGAAGGCTCTCAGCGCCTGCTTCGTCAACAAGGCGGCGATCGACGGCGGCATCCGCAGCGCCCTCGGCCTGACCAAGATGACGCTGCCGGCCGGCGGGGTGCGCAAGCTGAACAAGGCGCACATGCTGCACAACGACGCCCTGCCCGCGATCCGGGTCGACCCGCAGACCTTCGACGTATTCGTCGATGGCGCGCTCGCCATGTGCGACCCGGCCAGCGAACTGCCGCTGGCCCAGCGCTACATGCTGCGATGACCGGGGCCATCGCCAGGGCGGCGGGGGCCGCCCGCATCGGCATCGGCGGTCCGGTCGGCTCCGGCAAGACCGCACTGATCGAGCGGCTGGTGCCGGAGCTCGCCGGCCGCGGCGTCGAGCTCGCCGTGGTCACCAACGACCTGGTCACCCAGGAGGACGCCGAGCGGCTGAAGCGCAGCGGGCTGATCGACCCGGCCCGGGTGCTGGCGGTGGAGTCCGGCGCCTGCCCGCACACCGTGATCCGCGAGGACCCGACGATGAACATCCAGGCAGCCGACCTGCTGGAGGACAAGCTGCCCGGCCTCGACCTGATCATCATCGAGAGCGGCGGCGACAATCTCGCCTCCACCTTCTCGCTCGACCTGGTCGACTACTGGCTGTTCGTGATCGACGTGGCCGGCGGCGACGACATCCCGCGCAAGCGCGGGCCCGGCCCGACCCTGTGCGACCTGCTGGTCATCAACAAGGTCGACCTGGCGCCGCATGTCGGCGTCGACCTGGACCGCATGGTCGCCGAGGCGCGGCAGGTGCGCGACGGCCGGCCGCTGGCGCTGACCAACTGCCGCGCCAACGCGGGCATCGCCGCGGTGGCCGATTTCATCTGCCGCGACGTGCTGCTGCAGGACGTCGCCGCTTGAACCAGCCGCTGCCGGTGACGGTGCATACGCAGCCGGCCGGGCGCAGCGGCAGGCTCGCCCTGGGTCTGCGTCGCGCGCCCGACGGGCGCAGCTTCATCGACCGGCAGCACGCCACCTATCCGTTCCACATCTGCCGGCCGCTCTACTACGGCGGCGATCCGAACGGCATGGCCACGCTGTACCTGCAATCCATCGCCGGCGGCGTGTTCGAGCACGACCGGCTGGCGATGGCACTGGCGGTGGGGCCGGGCGCAGCTCTGCACCTGACCTCGCAGGGCGCGACCATCGTCCATGCGATGACCGGGGGCCGCGCCAGGCTGGCCTCGACGGTGACCGCAGGTGCCGGCGCCGTCGCCGAGCTGCTGCCCGAGGCGACCATCCTGTTCCCCGGCGCCGACCTGGAGACGCGGACCGAGGTGGTGGCCGACGAGACCGCCGTCGTGCTGGTCGGCGAAAGCTTCATCGCGCACGACCCGTCGGGCAACGGAGCGCCGTTCGGTCGCCTGCTGACCGAGGTGTCGTTCCGTACGCCGGATGGCCGGCTGCTGGCCTGCGACCGCCAGGCCACGTCCGGGGCGGCGTTCCGGGCGCTGGCGGCCGCCGGCAGCCGCCGCTTCGAGGCCTATGCCGGCATCCAGCTGTGGGCACCGCGCCGCGATGGTACCGCGCTGCTGGCGGCGTGCACGGGGTCGGCAGGCGTGCCGGACGGTGTCTATTTCGGCGCCTCGCCCCTACCCCACGGCTGCGGCATCGGCATGCGCATCCTTGCCGCCGACGGCGCATCGCTGAAGGCCACCATCGCCATCTTGTGGCGCAGCCTGCGCCGCGGCCTGTTCGAGGCCGATCCCGCGCCGCGCCGAAAGTAGCGGCCGCCGGACGCATGCTTTCCTTTGATCCGGTCGCTGCGCGGTGCTACCCGGAACGCAGCCAGAGATCGGGGGTCACGTGAATCGACGCGAGTTTCTAGCCGCAGCCACGGCCGTCGCAGCCGCCGGGTTCGCCCGGTCCGGCCCGGCGCACGCCGAGCAGTCGGTGCCGCTGCCCTATGACTGGAACGCCTATCCGCCGCTCGAGGCCGGCCAACGCGATGCCTATGTCGAATGGATGGTCGCGCACCGCGGCGAGGATCCGGTCTACCTCGGCCAGCATTGGGACCGCTACCAGGTGCTGGTCGCCAACCGCGATCTGCTCGACGACCGCAACAAGCGGGCATTCCTCATGGTCCCGCGCGAGGAATTCGTGCTCGAGCGCAACCTCGGCCGCGCCTACGAGCACGCCTTCCTCGACATCGGCTACGGCGTCACCATCTCCGGCCCGCACCTGGTCGGCCGGATGACCACATCGATCGACGTGCAGTTCGGCGAGAAGGTGCTCGAGATCGGCACCGGGTCCGGCTACCAGTCGGCCTATCTCGCCAACCTGACCGACAAGGTCTGGACCATCGAGATCATCGCCCCGCTGGCCGAGCGCACGCGCGGCGTCTACGACGGCCTGATC is a window from the Alphaproteobacteria bacterium genome containing:
- a CDS encoding urease accessory UreF family protein, which translates into the protein MPNDSALLLALQHGDSLFPSGGSSFSWGLEPAHRDGLVRGAADVTAFVRAQICGRFQPFDRPLLCAAHAGADDAGLLRRLDDTAEAMTLAAELREGSRKAGAALLTIHTRLATAGAGDVYEAVRAGRMHGHLPVVQGVVWRGVGLDADAASALALHGLVAGILGAALRLSLVGHAVAQSVRLALQPEMQLALAQTPCGVEDVSSFAPLAEIAAMRHPDQTMRLFAT
- a CDS encoding urease subunit gamma — encoded protein: MLLTPTEMERLTIFTAAEMARRRRAKGLKLNHPEAIAFIADEILEGAREGRSVADLIGYGSTILSTDDVMPGVADLMPMLQVEATFPDGTKLVTVHEPIRPGTEAPATDAVRPGEIIAAPGEHELNAGRPTAQVTVMNTGDRPIQVGSHYHFFEANRALEFDRAAAYGMHLDIPAGTAVRFEPGETKTVGLVGFGGTAELSGLNRLTEGAANSALRKEEALARARARGFKGA
- the ureC gene encoding urease subunit alpha, coding for MARMSRADYAAMYGPTKGDAVRLADTSLLAEIEHDYNFLGDECLHGGGKTLRDGLGLTAGYDSAAGALDMLICNAVVIDPVLGIVKGDIGIKDGRIVRVGKAGNPATMDNVDSDLVCGAATTVRDAEGLIATPGGIDVHVHFDSAQLCEHAIASGITTMIGGSLGPITVGIDCGGAWNVGKMLQAAEQWPINFGFLGRGNSSKPRSLLDQIAGGCLGLKIHEDWGAMPAVIDTCLGVADDLDFQVQLHTDTLNESGYLEDTLAAINGRTIHMYHTEGAGGGHAPDIIRVAGEANCLPSSTNPTNPYTVNTFDEHLDMTMVCHHLNPAVPEDVAFAESRIRPQSMAAEDILHDLGAISMLGSDSQGMGRINEVICRTWQLADKMKKQRGRLPSEATAMGDNERIKRYIAKYTINAARTFGIDAHIGSLERGKLADVVLWRPGFFGIKPELIVKGGFIVWAAMGDSAASLMTCEPLLMRPQWGAFGEAKKALSACFVNKAAIDGGIRSALGLTKMTLPAGGVRKLNKAHMLHNDALPAIRVDPQTFDVFVDGALAMCDPASELPLAQRYMLR
- the ureG gene encoding urease accessory protein UreG gives rise to the protein MTGAIARAAGAARIGIGGPVGSGKTALIERLVPELAGRGVELAVVTNDLVTQEDAERLKRSGLIDPARVLAVESGACPHTVIREDPTMNIQAADLLEDKLPGLDLIIIESGGDNLASTFSLDLVDYWLFVIDVAGGDDIPRKRGPGPTLCDLLVINKVDLAPHVGVDLDRMVAEARQVRDGRPLALTNCRANAGIAAVADFICRDVLLQDVAA
- a CDS encoding urease accessory protein UreD, translating into MNQPLPVTVHTQPAGRSGRLALGLRRAPDGRSFIDRQHATYPFHICRPLYYGGDPNGMATLYLQSIAGGVFEHDRLAMALAVGPGAALHLTSQGATIVHAMTGGRARLASTVTAGAGAVAELLPEATILFPGADLETRTEVVADETAVVLVGESFIAHDPSGNGAPFGRLLTEVSFRTPDGRLLACDRQATSGAAFRALAAAGSRRFEAYAGIQLWAPRRDGTALLAACTGSAGVPDGVYFGASPLPHGCGIGMRILAADGASLKATIAILWRSLRRGLFEADPAPRRK
- a CDS encoding protein-L-isoaspartate O-methyltransferase; the protein is MPLPYDWNAYPPLEAGQRDAYVEWMVAHRGEDPVYLGQHWDRYQVLVANRDLLDDRNKRAFLMVPREEFVLERNLGRAYEHAFLDIGYGVTISGPHLVGRMTTSIDVQFGEKVLEIGTGSGYQSAYLANLTDKVWTIEIIAPLAERTRGVYDGLIARGYSEYLAITSKSADGYYGWEEAGPFDKIIVTCGIDHVPPPLLQQLRVGGIMVIPVGPPGAHHVLKIVKEQADDGTVRVSRTDIYGGRIVPFVPFTKLEGDEIVGVHSE